One window of Magallana gigas chromosome 2, xbMagGiga1.1, whole genome shotgun sequence genomic DNA carries:
- the LOC105337932 gene encoding uncharacterized protein codes for MGSPNASPFTYMYVRARLLEYGWPQNRPLLTPIYYPSDATSFWYDVNRCVVYRRNDGLLTSWNAIDTCAKIVMDPSSEYVWEPVNCSTRLPFMCNKGHNILFTSNETYVGKQIDRNVTGVVFSVFENKTTPLDCETHCLNAARTCIAVEVLQINESYWVCTAAQIHFQEFIHSNMSVQMIELIPAPDNFTVYVKGLNQSDEVNINNGTTLPSATNFTEDSLRCNFNYNFPTTTLAPNCSCVCSFHNYTDAELQAWIDKLKSELLLNKRALSSNARKKISASDPRASSQAIGSLGALVIVTFIGIIVIPDIPLILKQIKHLSKR; via the exons ATGGGATCACCAAATGCCAGTccatttacatatatgtatgtccGGGCAAGGTTACTTGAGTATGGATG GCCACAAAACCGCCCTTTACTGACCCCGATTTACTACCCCAGTGACGCAACCTCCTTTTGGTATGATGTGAATAGATGCGTCGTATACAGAAGGAATGACGGTCTCCTAACCTCATGGAATGCCATTGATACTTGTGCTAAGATTGTGATGGATCCTTCTAGCGAATATGTTTGGGAACCTGTGAACTGCTCGACCAGACTTCCATTTATGTGCAACAAGGGACACAATATAC tatTCACATCTAATGAGACTTATGTCGGAAAACAAATCGACAGAAACGTAACGGGGGTGGTGTTTAGTGTTTTCGAAAATAAGACAACACCGCTTGATTGCGAGACGCATTGCCTGAATGCTGCCAGGACTTGTATCGCGGTGGAAGTCCTGCAGATCAACGAGTCTTACTGGGTGTGTACCGCCGCTCAGATTCATTTCCAAGAGTTCATTCATAGCAACATGAGTGTTCAGATGATTGAACTGATTCCGGCACCTGACAACTTTACTGTATATGTTAAAGGTCTCAACCAGAGTGACGAAG TTAATATAAACAACGGAACAACATTGCCGTCAGCAACAAATTTCACAGAGGACAGTTTAAGAT GCAATTTCAATTACAATTTTCCAACGACAACGTTAGCTCCAAATTGCAGTTGCGTTTGCTCCTTCCATAACTATACGGACGCTGAACTTCAGGCATGGATTGATAAGCTCAAGAGTGAACTGCTCCTCAACAAAAGGGCTCTGTCATCGAATGCCCGGAAGAAGATCTCTGCCTCTGATCCCCGGGCCTCATCACAGGCCATAGGGAGTCTGGGGGCACTGGTGATTGTGACATTCATCGGAATTATAGTTATACCTGATATTCCACTTATcctaaaacaaattaaacactTATCAAAGAGGTAG
- the LOC105337963 gene encoding vesicular glutamate transporter 3: protein MERQMVVVLGFLGLLFSFSLRTCFSLVMVYVLRDNSFQVNSLFTECTVNGTDRDFILPWDPSVTQYFNTVFFVGYFITQLPGGYLSARYSSSRVFGISILTSGLLTVLLSFVMAYGTAVVYALRFVQGLFEGLSIPALNGVLSAWSLKNEKSRMVTLTYCGAYLSPAVAFFVTGASTCYISWHSSLFIFGGFAIIFSIVWAFCIYDTPMSNPKMSAVEKSLFDEMGPKIDGSSETMVQNIPYRKIVTSTPVMAVFVGNFCRNWIFSLQVSELPQYFADAYGLNVASIGFLVAFPEVLMAISVVTGGILIDKLIATEKVTTTEGRKIAQCTGFGIESLCLLSLYIISDYRIATAVLLVGIGISGLAISGYQVNVLDLAPQYAHIVTGFTRISCIGSVLSTLVAGSLRQENIGSWQNIFLIAGSIHFLGVLFYAVFASGEKLSWATNLSPSDSTMTLTSRDVLEYGTVSQDNNDKIN from the exons ATGGAGAGACAGATGGTTGTCGTGCTGGGTTTTCTTGGACTCCTATTTTCGTTCTCTTTGCGGACTTGTTTCTCATTGGTAATGGTGTATGTTCTTCGTGACAACTCCTTCCAAGTGAATTCTTTGTTCACCGAG TGCACTGTTAATGGAACCGACAGGGACTTTATTCTTCCTTGGGATCCATCCGTCACACAGTACTTCAACACAGTCTTTTTTGTTGGCTATTTCATCACACAGCTTCCAGGGGGCTACTTATCGGCTCGCTATTCATCATCTAG GGTGTTTGGAATTTCCATTCTGACCAGTGGTTTATTGACGGTCTTACTATCTTTTGTAATGGCGTATGGTACAGCAGTTGTCTATGCATTGCGCTTTGTTCAGGGCCTTTTTGAG GGACTGTCAATTCCTGCTCTAAATGGCGTGTTATCAGCTTGGTCATTGAAAAATGAGAAGTCACGAATGGTCACACTAACTTATTGTG GAGCCTACCTAAGTCCAGCTGTGGCTTTTTTTGTTACTGGCGCTTCTACCTGCTATATAAGTTGGCATTCAAGTCTCTTCATATTTG GTGGATTTGCAATTATATTTTCGATAGTGTGGGCATTTTGTATCTATGACACCCCGATGTCAAATCCCAAAATGTCGGCTGTTGAAAAATCCCTTTTCGATGAAATGGGCCCTAAGATAGATGGGAGTTCTGAAACTATG gTACAGAATATTCCATACCGAAAGATAGTTACCTCGACACCAGTGATGGCGGTGTTTGTTGGAAATTTCTGTCGAAATTGGATTTTCTCCCTTCAGGTGTCAGAACTTCCGCAATACTTTGCCGATGCATATGGACTGAATGTAGCAAGC ATAGGTTTCTTGGTCGCATTCCCAGAGGTTTTGATGGCAATTTCTGTTGTAACGGGTGGTATACTAATAGATAAGTTGATTGCAACGGAAAAAGTCACAACCACCGAAGGCAGAAAAATTGCACAGTGCACAG GTTTTGGAATTGAATCGTTGTGTTTGCTAAGTTTATACATCATAAGCGACTACAGGATAGCGACAGCTGTTCTTTTGGTAGGAATCGGAATCAGTGGCTTAGCAATATCAG GCTACCAGGTGAACGTTCTAGACCTGGCGCCGCAGTATGCCCACATAGTGACAGGATTCACACGCATCAGCTGTATTGGGTCTGTACTGAGCACATTAGTGGCTGGGAGCCTTAGACAGGAG AATATTGGATCATGGCAGAACATATTTCTAATAGCAGGATCCATTCATTTTCTTGGAGTGTTATTCTATGCTGTGTTTGCTTCAGGGGAAAAACTAAGTTGGGCGACGAACTTATCACCGTCTGATAGTACTATGACTTTAACGTCACGTGATGTTTTAGAATATGGAACAGTTTCACAAGATAacaatgataaaattaattga